In a genomic window of Mastomys coucha isolate ucsf_1 unplaced genomic scaffold, UCSF_Mcou_1 pScaffold17, whole genome shotgun sequence:
- the LOC116095136 gene encoding adenine phosphoribosyltransferase, with translation MSEPELQLVARRIRSFPDFPIPGVLFRDISPLLKDPDSFRASIRLLASHLKSLHGGKIDYIADLDSRRFLFGPSLAQELGVGCVLIRKRGKLPGPTLSASYALEYGKAELEIQKDALEPGQRVVIVDDLLATGGTMCAACELLNQLRAEVVECVGLVELTSLKGRERLGPIPFSLLQYD, from the coding sequence ATGTCCGAACCTGAGTTGCAGCTGGTGGCCCGGCGCATCCGCAGCTTCCCTGACTTCCCCATCCCGGGCGTGCTGTTCAGGGATATTTCGCCACTCTTGAAAGACCCGGACTCCTTCCGAGCTTCCATCCGCCTCCTGGCCAGTCACCTGAAGTCCTTGCACGGCGGCAAGATCGACTACATCGCAGATCTAGACTCCAGGCGTTTCCTGTTTGGCCCTTCACTAGCTCAGGAGCTGGGCGTGGGCTGCGTGCTCATCCGGAAACGAGGGAAGCTTCCCGGCCCCACTCTGTCAGCCTCCTATGCCCTGGAGTATGGGAAGGCTGAGCTGGAAATCCAAAAAGATGCCTTAGAACCGGGGCAGAGAGTGGTCATTGTGGATGATCTCCTGGCCACTGGAGGAACCATGTGTGCGGCCTGTGAGCTGCTGAACCAGCTACGGGCTGAGGTGGTGGAGTGTGTGGGCCTGGTGGAGCTGACCTCCCTGAAGGGCAGGGAGAGGCTAGGACCTAtacccttctctctcctgcagTATGACTGA